A stretch of Fulvia fulva chromosome 4, complete sequence DNA encodes these proteins:
- a CDS encoding Putative epoxide hydrolase: MTSHLQGFPSSAPLHLTKQRCLSTRTLAKRPSKVSDEDLDQFKQLLKLSKIGPETYENQVANTKDYRGFGRKTEARINSYPNFTTQIEEDGFTFNVHFIALYSQKPDAVPLLLLHGWPGSFLEFLGTLDILREKYKPEDLPFHVIVPSLPGYGYTNGPRLDKDFDIEGAARVLDKLMIGLGFGDGYISQGGDIGSFLTRVIAVTSDSCKAAHIHWCIGQQGDTANLTNAEKKGVERCIDFATLGNSYAREHGNRPATIGLVLSSSPTALLTWVGEKHQQWTHETPPIGDILDSATLYWFTEFFPRAIYPYRQFFGANPTFFHNEPQWYIKKPLGYSWHPEELSPVPRDWVAQTGNLVWYRGHKQGGQFAAWELPATFVKGMEDFVAEVWPKAK, encoded by the exons ATGACTTCGCATCTGCAAGGGTTCCCTTCAAGTGCACCGCTACACCTCACCAAGCAACGATGTCTTTCGACCAGAACCCTCGCCAAGCGACCCTCCAAAGTCTCAGACGAAGACCTAGACCAATTCAAACAACTCCTCAAGCTCTCCAAGATCGGCCCGGAGACCTACGAAAACCAAGTCGCCAACACCAAGGATTATCGCGGATTCGGC CGCAAGACTGAAGCCCGCATCAACAGCTATCCCAACTTCACTACTCAGATCGAAGAGGATGGCTTTACTTTCAACGTCCATTTCATCGCTCTGTACTCGCAGAAGCCGGATGCCGTTCCTTTGCTTCTACTTCACGGATGGCCGGGGTCATTCCTGGAATTCCTGGGAACTCTCGATATCTTGAGGGAGAAATATAAGCCTGAAGACCTTCCCTTTCACGTCATTGTTCCATCTCTGCCAGGCTACGGATACACCAATGGGCCGCGTCTTGACAAGGACTTCGATATCGAGGGTGCTGCGCGTGTTCTGGACAAGCTCATGATCGGTCTAGGCTTTGGCGATGGTTACATCTCCCAAGGCGGCGACATCGGCAGCTTCCTCACCAGAGTAATCGCCGTAACGTCAGACTCCTGCAAGGCTGCGCACATTCATTGGTGTATTGGCCAGCAAGGCGACACTGCCAACTTGACTAATGCCGAGAAGAAAGGTGTCGAGCGCTGTATAGACTTTGCTACGCTCGGGAATTCGTACGCTAGAG AGCACGGTAACCGCCCCGCCACTATCGGCCTCGTCCTCTCCTCTTCGCCCACAGCGCTCCTAACCTGGGTTGGCGAAAAACACCAACAATGGACTCACGAGACCCCACCCATTGGCGACATCCTTGACTCCGCCACCCTCTACTGGTTCACTGAGTTCTTCCCTCGCGCAATTTACCCTTACCGCCAATTCTTTGGCGCCAATCCAACTTTCTTCCATAACGAGCCGCAGTGGTATATCAAGAAGCCGCTAGGATACTCTTGGCATCCGGAAGAGTTGAGCCCGGTGCCTAGAGATTGGGTCGCACAGACGGGCAACTTGGTATGGTATAGAGGTCATAAACAAGGTGGACAATTCGCGGCTTGGGAATTGCCCGCGACCTTTGTCAAGGGTATGGAAGACTTTGTCGCAGAGGTGTGGCCTAAAGCGAAGTGA
- a CDS encoding 26S proteasome non-ATPase regulatory subunit 9, translating to MGLRMDDLHAPTVQSGPTSQGTTNGSDAKKTFRELVSQKENLEAELSALSSVLDSHGVNMNTSLLTFDGFPRADIDVAQIRTTRARIIRLKNDHKAVMSKLEVAVQEQFAAGKVEEAAASANGIPLRSGTASASSAAPVVEPPFAKVNSVVPNSPAEQAGLRTGYKVIKFGWVNFTNHERLAKVALVVQQNEDRVILVKVLRDNAQGSGPHELRLTPQRNWGGRGLLGCHLVPL from the exons ATGGGACTCAGAATGGACGACCTGCACGCGCCCACTGTGCAGTCTGGCCCGACATCACAAGGCACCACCAACGGCTCCGACGCGAAGAAGACATTCCGCGAGTTGGTCTCGCAGAAGGAGAACCTCGAGGCGGAGCTGTCTGCACTCAGCTCAGTCCTTGATTCG CATGGCGTAAACATGAACACTTCACTCTTGACCTTCGACGGATTCCCTCGAGCCGACATCGACGTGGCGCAAATACGGACAACAAGAGCTCGGATCATCAGACTCAAGAATGATCACAAGGCAGTCATGTCCAAGCTTGAAGTAGCCGTGCAGGAGCAATTTGCAGCAGGCAAAGTAGAAGAGGCGGCAGCATCCGCAAATGGTATACCTCTGAGATCAGGCACGGCATCCGCCTCCTCTGCAGCGCCTGTGGTCGAGCCTCCCTTCGCCAAAGTCAACTCGGTGGTACCCAACAGTCCCGCGGAACAGGCAGGTTTGCGCACAGGCTACAAAGTGATCAAGTTTGGTTGGGTCAACTTTACGAACCACGAGAGACTGGCGAAGGTCGCTCTCGTCGTGCAGCAGAACGAAGAC CGAGTCATCCTGGTGAAAGTACTTAGAGACAACGCTCAAGGCTCGGGACCACACGAACTACGCTTAACGCCACAGCGTAACTGGGGTGGTCGCGGGCTGCTGGGTTGCCATCTCGTTCCTCTGTGA